Proteins encoded in a region of the Ziziphus jujuba cultivar Dongzao chromosome 3, ASM3175591v1 genome:
- the LOC107421848 gene encoding protein farnesyltransferase/geranylgeranyltransferase type-1 subunit alpha isoform X3, with protein sequence MASSSSDEEFRQWIPFRQRPEWSDVKPLPQDDGPSPVVPIAYKDSFVETMDYFRALYHGDERSFRALSLTSEAIQLNPGNYTVWHFRRLILEALEVDLQNELDFTEAVARDTCRHHRRWIAEKLGTIATSKELEFTRKILSLDAKHYHAWSHRQWVLQTLGGWDDELSYCDELLEEDIFNNSAWNQRYFVITNSPLHGGLKAMRTSEVSYTVKAVIAYPENESSWRYLRGLYKDDNHSWVNDAQVSSACLKVLSAKNNYVFALSTLLDLICHGFQPNQEFRDIVDALGTPDSDRQGSDLAKSICSVLERVDPIRANYWRWRRSKLSQAV encoded by the exons ATGGCCTCGTCCTCCTCCGACGAAGAGTTCCGGCAGTGGATTCCGTTCCGGCAGCGACCAGAGTGGTCGGATGTGAAACCCTTGCCGCAAGACGACGGTCCCAGCCCTGTGGTTCCCATAGCCTACAAGGACAGCTTCGTAGAGACCATGGATTACTTCCGAGCTCTCTACCATGGCGATGAGCGATCCTTTCGTGCTCTTTCCCTCACCTCCGAAGCCATCCAATTGAACCCCGGCAATTATACG GTTTGGCATTTCAGGCGTTTGATCCTTGAGGCTCTAGAGGTTGATCTACAGAATGAACTGGATTTCACTGAAGCTGTAGCACGTG ATACCTGTAGGCATCATAGAAGATGGATTGCTGAGAAATTGGGAACCATTGCCACAAGTAAGGAGCTTGAGTTTACCCGGAAGATACTGTCCCTTGATGCTAAGCATTATCATGCTTGGTCCCACAGGCAG TGGGTCCTTCAGACACTTGGAGGGTGGGATGATGAACTTAGCTATTGTGATGAGCTCCTTGAAGAAgacatttttaataattctgCTTGGAATCAG AGATATTTTGTCATTACAAATTCTCCACTTCACGGAGGCCTGAAAGCTATGAGAACTTCTGAAGTGAGTTATACTGTTAAAGCCGTTATAGCCTATCCTGAGAATGAGAGTTCATGGAGATACCTTCGGGGGCTTTACAAAGACGACAATCACAGTTGGGTGAATGATGCCCAAGTTTCTTCAGCATGCTTGAAGGTTTTGAGTGCAAAAAACAACTATGTTTTTGCTTTGAGTACACTTTTGGATCTAATCTGCCATGGCTTCCAACCAAACCAAGAGTTCAGAGACATTGTGGATGCTTTAGGAACTCCAGACTCGGATCGACAAGGTTCGGACTTAGCAAAAAGTATTTGTTCTGTCTTGGAACGTGTGGATCCAATCAGAGCTAACTATTGGAGGTGGCGCAGGAGCAAGCTTAGCCAAGCCGTTTAA
- the LOC107421848 gene encoding protein farnesyltransferase/geranylgeranyltransferase type-1 subunit alpha isoform X1 → MASSSSDEEFRQWIPFRQRPEWSDVKPLPQDDGPSPVVPIAYKDSFVETMDYFRALYHGDERSFRALSLTSEAIQLNPGNYTVWHFRRLILEALEVDLQNELDFTEAVARGNSKNYQLWHHRRWIAEKLGTIATSKELEFTRKILSLDAKHYHAWSHRQWVLQTLGGWDDELSYCDELLEEDIFNNSAWNQRYFVITNSPLHGGLKAMRTSEVSYTVKAVIAYPENESSWRYLRGLYKDDNHSWVNDAQVSSACLKVLSAKNNYVFALSTLLDLICHGFQPNQEFRDIVDALGTPDSDRQGSDLAKSICSVLERVDPIRANYWRWRRSKLSQAV, encoded by the exons ATGGCCTCGTCCTCCTCCGACGAAGAGTTCCGGCAGTGGATTCCGTTCCGGCAGCGACCAGAGTGGTCGGATGTGAAACCCTTGCCGCAAGACGACGGTCCCAGCCCTGTGGTTCCCATAGCCTACAAGGACAGCTTCGTAGAGACCATGGATTACTTCCGAGCTCTCTACCATGGCGATGAGCGATCCTTTCGTGCTCTTTCCCTCACCTCCGAAGCCATCCAATTGAACCCCGGCAATTATACG GTTTGGCATTTCAGGCGTTTGATCCTTGAGGCTCTAGAGGTTGATCTACAGAATGAACTGGATTTCACTGAAGCTGTAGCACGTGGTAATTCCAAGAATTATCAGTTATG GCATCATAGAAGATGGATTGCTGAGAAATTGGGAACCATTGCCACAAGTAAGGAGCTTGAGTTTACCCGGAAGATACTGTCCCTTGATGCTAAGCATTATCATGCTTGGTCCCACAGGCAG TGGGTCCTTCAGACACTTGGAGGGTGGGATGATGAACTTAGCTATTGTGATGAGCTCCTTGAAGAAgacatttttaataattctgCTTGGAATCAG AGATATTTTGTCATTACAAATTCTCCACTTCACGGAGGCCTGAAAGCTATGAGAACTTCTGAAGTGAGTTATACTGTTAAAGCCGTTATAGCCTATCCTGAGAATGAGAGTTCATGGAGATACCTTCGGGGGCTTTACAAAGACGACAATCACAGTTGGGTGAATGATGCCCAAGTTTCTTCAGCATGCTTGAAGGTTTTGAGTGCAAAAAACAACTATGTTTTTGCTTTGAGTACACTTTTGGATCTAATCTGCCATGGCTTCCAACCAAACCAAGAGTTCAGAGACATTGTGGATGCTTTAGGAACTCCAGACTCGGATCGACAAGGTTCGGACTTAGCAAAAAGTATTTGTTCTGTCTTGGAACGTGTGGATCCAATCAGAGCTAACTATTGGAGGTGGCGCAGGAGCAAGCTTAGCCAAGCCGTTTAA
- the LOC107421848 gene encoding protein farnesyltransferase/geranylgeranyltransferase type-1 subunit alpha isoform X2 → MASSSSDEEFRQWIPFRQRPEWSDVKPLPQDDGPSPVVPIAYKDSFVETMDYFRALYHGDERSFRALSLTSEAIQLNPGNYTVWHFRRLILEALEVDLQNELDFTEAVARVTDTCRHHRRWIAEKLGTIATSKELEFTRKILSLDAKHYHAWSHRQWVLQTLGGWDDELSYCDELLEEDIFNNSAWNQRYFVITNSPLHGGLKAMRTSEVSYTVKAVIAYPENESSWRYLRGLYKDDNHSWVNDAQVSSACLKVLSAKNNYVFALSTLLDLICHGFQPNQEFRDIVDALGTPDSDRQGSDLAKSICSVLERVDPIRANYWRWRRSKLSQAV, encoded by the exons ATGGCCTCGTCCTCCTCCGACGAAGAGTTCCGGCAGTGGATTCCGTTCCGGCAGCGACCAGAGTGGTCGGATGTGAAACCCTTGCCGCAAGACGACGGTCCCAGCCCTGTGGTTCCCATAGCCTACAAGGACAGCTTCGTAGAGACCATGGATTACTTCCGAGCTCTCTACCATGGCGATGAGCGATCCTTTCGTGCTCTTTCCCTCACCTCCGAAGCCATCCAATTGAACCCCGGCAATTATACG GTTTGGCATTTCAGGCGTTTGATCCTTGAGGCTCTAGAGGTTGATCTACAGAATGAACTGGATTTCACTGAAGCTGTAGCACGTG TGACAGATACCTGTAGGCATCATAGAAGATGGATTGCTGAGAAATTGGGAACCATTGCCACAAGTAAGGAGCTTGAGTTTACCCGGAAGATACTGTCCCTTGATGCTAAGCATTATCATGCTTGGTCCCACAGGCAG TGGGTCCTTCAGACACTTGGAGGGTGGGATGATGAACTTAGCTATTGTGATGAGCTCCTTGAAGAAgacatttttaataattctgCTTGGAATCAG AGATATTTTGTCATTACAAATTCTCCACTTCACGGAGGCCTGAAAGCTATGAGAACTTCTGAAGTGAGTTATACTGTTAAAGCCGTTATAGCCTATCCTGAGAATGAGAGTTCATGGAGATACCTTCGGGGGCTTTACAAAGACGACAATCACAGTTGGGTGAATGATGCCCAAGTTTCTTCAGCATGCTTGAAGGTTTTGAGTGCAAAAAACAACTATGTTTTTGCTTTGAGTACACTTTTGGATCTAATCTGCCATGGCTTCCAACCAAACCAAGAGTTCAGAGACATTGTGGATGCTTTAGGAACTCCAGACTCGGATCGACAAGGTTCGGACTTAGCAAAAAGTATTTGTTCTGTCTTGGAACGTGTGGATCCAATCAGAGCTAACTATTGGAGGTGGCGCAGGAGCAAGCTTAGCCAAGCCGTTTAA